A stretch of DNA from Saccharospirillum mangrovi:
GGCAATTCGAAAGTTTTGCCCTGCGATTCAATTTTCACCGCAAAACCGTTGCCGCTTTTGATCACTTCGCAGTCGAGGAAGTTCATCGACGGCGAGCCCATAAAGCCGGCGACGAAGATGTTGGCCGGGTCGTCATACACCTGTTGCGGTGTACCGAACTGCTGGACGATGCCGTCTTTCATCACCGCGATGCGATCGGCCAGGGTCATGGCTTCAATCTGGTCGTGCGTCACGTAGACGATGGTGGTGCCCAGACGCTGGTGCAGTTTTTTCATTTCGGTGCGCATTTCGACGCGCAGTTTGGCGTCGAGGTTCGACAGCGGTTCGTCGAACAGATAGGTCTTCGGACGACGCGCCAAAGCACGACCCATCGCCACACGCTGACGCTGGCCGCCGGAGAGTTGCGACGGTTTGCGATCGAGCAGGTTTTCGATCTGCAACAATTTGGCAACACGCTGCACTTCGGTTTCGATCTCGGCTTTGGGCATCTTGCGGATTTCCAGACCGAAGGCGATGTTTTTGCGCACGTTCATGTTCGGGTAGAGCGCGTAGCTCTGGAACACCATGGCGATGTCGCGGTCTTTCGGCGCAGCGTAGGTGACGTTGTCGTCGCCCAGCATGATGTCGCCCGAGGTGACGTCTTCCAGACCGGCGATGCAGTTCAGCAGCGTCGATTTACCGCAACCGGACGGGCCGACCAGGATGATGAATTCACCGTCCTGGATGTCCAGGTTGATGCCCTTGAGCACGTCGGTGCTGCCAAAACTCTTGTTGACGTTCTTGATGTTCAGTTCAGCCATGAGAGAACTCCATTAACCTTTTACAGACCCGGCCGTCAGGCCGCGTACGAAATACTTGCCAGCTACGACATAGACGATGATGGTCGGCAGCGCGGCGATGATGGCGCCGGCCATGTCGACGTTGTATCGCGTCTCACCTGTGGTGCTGTTCACCATGTTGTTCAGACCCACGGTCACCGGCTGCGATGACGGGTCGGAGAACACCACCCCGAACAGGAAGTCGTTCCAGATTTGGGTAAATTGCCAGATCACCGTGACCACCAGAATCGGCGTGGAAATCGGCAGGATGATGCGGAAGAAAATGATCCAGAATCCGGCGCCGTCGAGCTTGGCGGCTTTCACCAGTTCGTGCGGCAAGTTGATGTAATAGTTGCGGAAGAACAGGGTGGTGAAACTCACCCCGTACGCCACGTGCGTCAACACCAGACCGGTGATGGTACCGCCCAGGTTCAACCAGCCCAGCAATTGGGATTGCGGCAGCAAAATCGCCTGGAACGGGATGAAGCAGCCCAGCAACAAGGCACCGAAGAAGAATTCGCTGCCACGGAACTTGAAGAAGCTCAGCACGTAACCGTTCAACGCACCCAGGATGGTGGAAATGGCCACCGCCGGAATGACGATCTTGATGGAGTTGATGAAGTACGGCTTCAAACCGGTTTCGCTGCGCGCACCGATCTGCACTTCACTCCAGGCCTGACGCCAGGCGTCGAGGCTGAACGAATTCGGCCACTCGATCAATTGCCCCATGCGGATGTCGTCCATCGAACGCACCGAGGTCAGCAACATGACCATCAACGGCAGCAGGTAATACAGTGCAACGATCACCAAAACGGCGTACAGGATGGCGCGCCCGGTGACGGGTTGATAGCGCTTGCTCGAATCACGCATCTTTCGGCTTCCTCAATTCGGAGTACAGATAAGGCACCAGGATGGCCAACACCGTCATCAGCATGATGACCGCAGAGGCCGCGCCGATACCCAGGCGTCCGCGCTGGAAGGAGAACTGGTACATGAAGATGGCCGGCACGTCGGTGGCGTTACCCGGGCCACCGCCGGTGAGGGCAACAATCAAGTCGAAGCTCTTGATCGCCAAATGCGCCAGCATGATGAAAGCGGAGAAAAACACCGGACGCATGGACGGAATGATGATGCGCGTGTACACCGAAAACAGGCTGGCGCCATCGAGTTGGGCCGCCTTGATGATGGAGGTATCGATGCCGCGCAGACCGGCCAGGAAGATCGCCATCACGAAGCCGCTCGACTGCCAGACGCCGGCGATGACCACGGTGTAGATCGCCATGTCCGGGTTCACAATCCAGTCGAACTGGAAACTCTCCCAACCCAGATTGTGCACAAAGCGCTCAATGCCCACCGTCGGGTTCAGCAACCATTTCCAGACGGTGCCGGTCACGATGAACGACAGCGCCATCGGGTAGAGGTAGATGGTGCGCAAGGCGCCTTCGGCACGAATCTGTTGATCGAGCAACACCGCCAGAATAAGCCCCACCACCATACAGACACCGATGAACAGCACGCCGAACACCAGCAAATTCCACAGCGATGACAGCCAGCGCGGGTTCTGAAACAGCTTGACGTACTGTTCGAATCCAACGAAGTCATAGCGCGGCAGAATGGTGGATCCGGTCAGTGAAATCACACTGGTCCAGATAATGAAGCCGTAAATAAAAACGATGGCGATGGCCACCGTGGGAGACACCACCAGCTTGGGCAGCCAGTAATCCAACCCCTTTTTGCTTGTTACCGACATAAGTCTTCCGTCCGTTCACACAAAGCAGGTTCAAAAACAAAGCAGGTTCAAAAAGTAGTTCAAAGACACAGCACCGGTCCGATTGGCGGTCATACTGAGCCCTTTTTGAAACGGCCTGGGTATAAAAAGGCGGCGCGGATGCGCCGCCTGTTACAACTCTATAAACCGAGTCTACTTCAAATTACTGAGCAGCGCGGACGGCACGAGCCATCTGAGTGGCCGCTTGTTCAGCGGTCATGCTGCGCGAGTTGAAGAACTCAGTCACGGTGTCGAAGATCGCACCTTGGATGCTGGAGGTAGTGGACATGCCGTGGGCCATGGAAGGCACCAGACCACCTTCTACAGCGGTACGCTTGAAGGTATCCATGGCTTCAACCGCGCAGCTGTCGAAAGCGCTCATATCCATGTCGGTACGAACCGGGATAGAGCCTTTGTTCAGGTTGAAGGTCTGTTGGAATTCATCCGACAGAACCAGTGCGGCCATCGCCATCTGAGCTTCGGTGTTGGCAGGGTTCGGCTGTTTGAACATCGCCAGAGAGTCGATGTTGAAGGTGAAGGCATCTTCAGTACCCGGGAACGGTGCACAGACGTAGTCTGAACCCGGCTCCAGGCCAGCAGCGGTGAATTCACCCTTCGCCCAGTCACCCATGAACTGCATCGCAGCTTCGCCACGGATAACCATGCCAGTGGCTACGTTCCAGTCACGGCCCGGTGCACCCTGGTCGATGTAGTTGCTGACGCGTTTGAACTGACGCAGCGCTTCGATCATGGTCGCACTTTGCAGAGCGGTCTGATCCATATCGACGAAAACGTCTTCGAAGAAGTCAGCACCGCCAACGGCCAGAACCATGCTTTCGAAAGTGGTGGCGTCTTGCCAAGCTTGACCACCGTGGGCGATCGGAGTCACACCAGCGGCTTTCAGCTTGTCGGCAGCAGCCCACAGCTCAGGCAGAGTGGTCGGGATTTCAACACCAGCGCGTTCGAACACAGCCGGGTTAGCCCACATCCAGTTAACACGGTGAACGTTGACCGGAGTGGCCACGTATTCGCCGTCGTGCTTCATGTAGTCAGCGACGATGGTCGGCAGTTTGCCGTCCCAGTCGTTGGCTTCTGCAACCGGATCCAGGTCAGCCAGGAAGCCGAGATCGCCCCACTCCTGAATTTCCAGACCTTTGATCTGAGCAGCGGCCGGCGGGTTGCCAGACACAGCGCGTGAACGCAGTACGGTGTAAGCGTTTTCGCCACCACCGCCGGCGACCGCGAAGTCGATCCAGGTGTGGCCTTCGTCTTCCACCATCTCTTTCAGTACGGAAATAGCGCGAGCTTCACCACCGGAAGTCCACCAGTGCAGTACTTCGACTTCACCGGCTTGAACGCCAGCGGCCAGGGTGCCACCCAGAGCCATCGCCATCAGAGTTTTCTTAAACATATCGCTCAGTCCTTCTGTTGTTGTTGTGACTGTACTTACGTATTTCGACTTGAGTCGTTGAGGCAAACCGGACCGTTTCGCCGGCCCACCACGTGGAACGGACATTGATCAGACTCAGACAAACGCCTTCCAACGCTGGGACTCTAGTGCCAGCTTTGGTCAATGACACGTCTAAAAAGGCAACCGAGCGTAACAAAGGCTAACCGCAACAGGCGGCTAAATTGTGTTACCGGCGTTACCGTGGGTGACATTTGTGTGAAGCCAAATGGCTCGGCCCAGTCTCAAGCGTTCGATGATGGGGGAAATGACGGTGGGAAGTAACAGCCGGTAACGCTTGGCACCGGCCGTTTGTATCAAGGCTGTTACATTTAGCCGTTGGCGGTGGCGCTAAACAGCTCAGAACAGAGGCTGGCGATGGCTTGCAGGCCTTCTACATCGGCTTCGGTGAAGTCGTCGAGGCGGTCGCTGTCGACGTCCAGCACAGCAACGACCTCGTCTTCTACCAATACCGGCACCACCACTTCGGAGCGCGACTGACTGCTGCAAGCGATGTGGCCGGGAAAGGCATCGACATCCGGTACCCACTGGGTAGTGGCTTCTTGCCAGGCGGCGCCACAGACACCCTGACCAAAACCGATGCGGGTGCAGGCGATGTCGCCCTGGAACGGACCCAGCACCAGTTCATCGCCATCAACCAGATAAAACCCGACCCAGAAAAACCCCAGCGCCTGGCGCAGTGCAGCCGCCAGGTTCGCCAGATTGGCGGTCAAGTTCGGCTCGCCGCTGATCAGGCCGCGCAGTTGCGGTAACAGTTCGGCGTATTGTTGCGGCCGATCGACGGCGCGGTTGATGTCCAGATGTTCAGCCAACGGAGGTGTCTCCCGATGCGGCGACCGTAGCCGCCAATTGTTTGTAGAGTGCCAACGCCCGGTCTTTGTCACCGCGACGCTCGTACAGTGCCGCCAGCGCCTGACCGCTTTGCACCGACGGTGCTTGTTCCCAGGCCGCTTGCAGATAATTTTCCGCCTGCCCCCAAAGCGCTTCGCGTTC
This window harbors:
- a CDS encoding ABC transporter ATP-binding protein yields the protein MAELNIKNVNKSFGSTDVLKGINLDIQDGEFIILVGPSGCGKSTLLNCIAGLEDVTSGDIMLGDDNVTYAAPKDRDIAMVFQSYALYPNMNVRKNIAFGLEIRKMPKAEIETEVQRVAKLLQIENLLDRKPSQLSGGQRQRVAMGRALARRPKTYLFDEPLSNLDAKLRVEMRTEMKKLHQRLGTTIVYVTHDQIEAMTLADRIAVMKDGIVQQFGTPQQVYDDPANIFVAGFMGSPSMNFLDCEVIKSGNGFAVKIESQGKTFELPVDPSQADLSAHEGKTVVLGIRPEQITHVMPHVEAQPFVTRVPVKIEVTEPTGADTLVLTHINGQECECRVHPTEAGKPGELMDLLFNMSKAVFFDGTTENRI
- a CDS encoding carbohydrate ABC transporter permease — translated: MRDSSKRYQPVTGRAILYAVLVIVALYYLLPLMVMLLTSVRSMDDIRMGQLIEWPNSFSLDAWRQAWSEVQIGARSETGLKPYFINSIKIVIPAVAISTILGALNGYVLSFFKFRGSEFFFGALLLGCFIPFQAILLPQSQLLGWLNLGGTITGLVLTHVAYGVSFTTLFFRNYYINLPHELVKAAKLDGAGFWIIFFRIILPISTPILVVTVIWQFTQIWNDFLFGVVFSDPSSQPVTVGLNNMVNSTTGETRYNVDMAGAIIAALPTIIVYVVAGKYFVRGLTAGSVKG
- a CDS encoding carbohydrate ABC transporter permease; this translates as MSVTSKKGLDYWLPKLVVSPTVAIAIVFIYGFIIWTSVISLTGSTILPRYDFVGFEQYVKLFQNPRWLSSLWNLLVFGVLFIGVCMVVGLILAVLLDQQIRAEGALRTIYLYPMALSFIVTGTVWKWLLNPTVGIERFVHNLGWESFQFDWIVNPDMAIYTVVIAGVWQSSGFVMAIFLAGLRGIDTSIIKAAQLDGASLFSVYTRIIIPSMRPVFFSAFIMLAHLAIKSFDLIVALTGGGPGNATDVPAIFMYQFSFQRGRLGIGAASAVIMLMTVLAILVPYLYSELRKPKDA
- a CDS encoding ABC transporter substrate-binding protein; amino-acid sequence: MFKKTLMAMALGGTLAAGVQAGEVEVLHWWTSGGEARAISVLKEMVEDEGHTWIDFAVAGGGGENAYTVLRSRAVSGNPPAAAQIKGLEIQEWGDLGFLADLDPVAEANDWDGKLPTIVADYMKHDGEYVATPVNVHRVNWMWANPAVFERAGVEIPTTLPELWAAADKLKAAGVTPIAHGGQAWQDATTFESMVLAVGGADFFEDVFVDMDQTALQSATMIEALRQFKRVSNYIDQGAPGRDWNVATGMVIRGEAAMQFMGDWAKGEFTAAGLEPGSDYVCAPFPGTEDAFTFNIDSLAMFKQPNPANTEAQMAMAALVLSDEFQQTFNLNKGSIPVRTDMDMSAFDSCAVEAMDTFKRTAVEGGLVPSMAHGMSTTSSIQGAIFDTVTEFFNSRSMTAEQAATQMARAVRAAQ
- a CDS encoding GAF domain-containing protein, with the translated sequence MAEHLDINRAVDRPQQYAELLPQLRGLISGEPNLTANLANLAAALRQALGFFWVGFYLVDGDELVLGPFQGDIACTRIGFGQGVCGAAWQEATTQWVPDVDAFPGHIACSSQSRSEVVVPVLVEDEVVAVLDVDSDRLDDFTEADVEGLQAIASLCSELFSATANG